The window TCGACATAGGTGCCGCGATTGGCCGGGGCATCGCGGAAGGTAACGCGGCCCTCGGTTTCGATCTCTGACGCTTCGGTGGAGCGCCACGCGATCAGTTCGCCCAGCCGGTCCTGTGCGACGATGGTTTCCACGCTGACCGTACCGCCGCCCGGCGCCTTGATCCGCCACCCACTGCGTTCATCGTCGATCCGCTCGACGGCTTCCAGATTTTCCATGACCAGCGGCAGGTTGCTGAAATCTCGCCAGAAATCGTAAAGTTCGCTGCGCGATGGCTTTGCGATCAGGACCGTCTTGCCGGTGACCCGTTTGTCGTCCGAAGGCTTGCGCCGGGCCGTTCGGCCGGGCGCGTCATCATGCGATCCTGTGCCGCTCCGCGTGCGGCTGCCGATGGCCAATAGCCCGCCGACAGCCGCAGCCACACCGATGGCCGCGCCCGTCAGCGCCAAATTCTTGCGCTGCATGGGAT of the Sphingomonas sp. BGYR3 genome contains:
- a CDS encoding SRPBCC family protein; its protein translation is MQRKNLALTGAAIGVAAAVGGLLAIGSRTRSGTGSHDDAPGRTARRKPSDDKRVTGKTVLIAKPSRSELYDFWRDFSNLPLVMENLEAVERIDDERSGWRIKAPGGGTVSVETIVAQDRLGELIAWRSTEASEIETEGRVTFRDAPANRGTYVELVIAYQPPLGVVGQAVASLLQREPAIQSRRDLRRFKMLMETGEVATARNRLDHEETV